A portion of the Clostridium gelidum genome contains these proteins:
- a CDS encoding Rqc2 family fibronectin-binding protein, translating to MALDGIYLHSLVNDLQKSILNCRIDKINQPEKDEIILTMRKDRSNIKLLISASPRFARIHLTSSAKPNPIKAPMYLMVLRKYILGGRITSITQKDGDRILIIEIENRDELGFDSVYSLIVEIMSRHSNITLVRNRDNKVMESIKHITPDINSFRVLYPGVNYVYPPSSTKLNPYYTTYEELNSFISKNSIIFDASFYSNCFTGISKLLSSDLYYNIIKCNNSPTRQEIYENFKKFTDNLHKNLSYTIYTNKFGMLKDFYSLKLTSLEEDFLFLPYNDPHTLLDAFYEKKDKQDRLQNKSTDLQKLIHTNIERCNKKSKILNETLKDCAEKDSSRIKGDLLTSYIYSIKKGESECTLLNFYNENEEEYVSIALDKTKTPAENVQRYYKKYNKLKVSEEYANVQIEKNIEETDYLNSVLTNIINAESYDEIDEIKNELIETKYIKFRKNNKSSKKAKTSKPHHFVSSDGIDIYVGKNNLQNDYLSLKFANKNHLWLHAKDIPGSHVIVCSFDVPEKTLEEAAIIAGFYSKGKNSSKLPIDYTKVKELKKINGSKPGMVIYHANKSLIIDPNDFNNLYAAQSKK from the coding sequence ATGGCATTAGATGGTATCTACTTACATAGTTTAGTCAATGATTTACAAAAATCAATATTAAATTGCAGGATAGATAAAATAAATCAACCTGAAAAAGATGAAATTATTTTAACTATGCGAAAAGACCGTAGCAACATAAAACTTTTAATTTCTGCATCTCCTAGGTTTGCTAGAATTCATTTAACTTCTTCAGCTAAACCAAATCCTATAAAAGCTCCTATGTATTTAATGGTTCTTAGAAAATACATATTAGGAGGTAGGATTACAAGCATTACCCAAAAAGATGGTGATAGAATTTTAATAATAGAAATTGAAAATAGAGATGAACTAGGTTTTGATAGTGTATATTCCCTTATTGTTGAAATCATGTCCCGTCACTCTAATATAACTTTAGTTAGAAATAGAGACAATAAAGTCATGGAATCAATAAAACACATTACACCTGATATAAATAGTTTTAGAGTATTATACCCTGGAGTGAATTATGTTTATCCTCCATCATCTACTAAATTAAATCCTTATTATACTACTTATGAAGAATTAAATTCCTTTATAAGCAAAAATTCTATTATTTTTGATGCTAGTTTTTATTCCAATTGTTTTACAGGAATAAGTAAATTATTATCTAGCGATTTATATTATAACATTATTAAGTGTAATAATTCACCTACAAGACAAGAAATTTATGAAAATTTTAAGAAATTTACGGATAATTTACATAAAAATCTATCTTATACCATATATACAAACAAATTTGGCATGTTAAAGGACTTTTATTCATTAAAACTCACTTCTTTAGAAGAAGATTTTTTATTCCTTCCATATAATGATCCTCACACTTTATTGGATGCTTTTTATGAAAAGAAAGATAAACAAGACAGACTTCAAAATAAATCTACTGATTTACAAAAGCTTATTCATACAAACATTGAAAGATGTAATAAAAAATCAAAAATACTTAATGAAACTCTAAAAGACTGCGCTGAAAAAGATTCTTCAAGAATAAAAGGAGATCTTCTAACTTCTTATATCTATAGTATAAAGAAGGGAGAGAGTGAATGTACTTTATTAAATTTTTATAATGAAAATGAAGAAGAATATGTTAGCATAGCTTTGGATAAAACCAAAACTCCTGCTGAAAATGTTCAGCGTTATTACAAAAAATATAATAAACTCAAGGTCTCAGAAGAATATGCTAACGTTCAGATCGAAAAAAACATTGAAGAAACAGATTATTTAAATTCTGTTCTCACTAATATAATAAATGCTGAAAGTTATGACGAAATTGATGAAATAAAAAATGAATTGATTGAAACTAAATATATAAAATTTAGAAAAAATAATAAATCATCTAAAAAAGCAAAAACTTCTAAACCTCATCATTTTGTTTCCAGTGATGGAATTGATATCTATGTTGGAAAAAACAACTTGCAAAATGATTATTTAAGTTTAAAATTTGCAAACAAAAATCATCTTTGGTTACATGCAAAAGATATTCCAGGTTCACATGTTATTGTATGTTCTTTTGATGTTCCAGAGAAAACCCTTGAAGAAGCTGCAATAATTGCTGGCTTTTACAGTAAAGGAAAAAATTCTTCCAAATTGCCTATAGATTATACAAAAGTAAAAGAATTGAAAAAAATAAATGGATCAAAACCTGGTATGGTTATTTATCATGCTAATAAATCTTTAATAATAGACCCAAATGATTTTAATAATCTATATGCGGCACAATCAAAAAAATAA
- the dapF gene encoding diaminopimelate epimerase yields MDFYKMQGAGNDFVFIEDFNYNIKDECELAKKLCDRHFGIGADGLVIVRKSEAANAKMVIINADGSRANMCGNAIRCFGKYVYEHKITSGNKFSVETGDGIKEIEIILESNKVKYVRVYMGNPSYDGGDIPLNNIESLIQQEIKVNNNTYNITTVLMGVPHTIIFEKDREYNVVEEGSKIEKLELFKEGSNVNFVKVIDETHIRVNTWERGAGFTLACGTGCSAAVVVAKKLGLVDKNKEIFVLAPGGELIIEVLGEDVYMKGPAEVSFEGKTSL; encoded by the coding sequence ATGGATTTTTATAAAATGCAAGGTGCGGGAAATGATTTTGTATTTATTGAAGATTTTAATTATAATATTAAAGATGAATGTGAACTAGCTAAGAAACTTTGTGATAGACATTTTGGGATTGGAGCTGATGGTTTAGTTATTGTGAGGAAATCAGAAGCAGCTAATGCTAAGATGGTTATAATAAATGCAGATGGTTCAAGAGCTAATATGTGTGGAAATGCTATAAGATGTTTTGGAAAGTATGTTTATGAACATAAAATAACAAGTGGAAATAAATTTTCAGTTGAAACTGGCGATGGAATTAAGGAAATTGAAATAATATTAGAAAGCAATAAAGTTAAATATGTAAGAGTATATATGGGAAATCCATCTTATGATGGTGGTGATATACCTTTAAATAATATAGAAAGTCTTATACAGCAGGAAATTAAGGTAAATAACAATACTTATAATATTACTACAGTACTCATGGGAGTACCTCATACAATTATTTTTGAAAAAGATAGAGAATACAATGTAGTAGAAGAAGGTTCTAAAATAGAAAAACTTGAGTTATTTAAAGAAGGAAGTAATGTCAATTTTGTAAAGGTAATTGATGAAACGCATATAAGAGTTAATACCTGGGAGAGAGGTGCAGGTTTTACGCTAGCTTGTGGAACTGGATGTTCAGCAGCTGTTGTTGTAGCTAAAAAATTAGGACTTGTAGATAAAAACAAAGAAATTTTTGTTTTGGCACCAGGTGGTGAATTAATCATAGAGGTTTTAGGGGAAGATGTATATATGAAAGGACCTGCAGAAGTATCTTTTGAAGGTAAGACTTCTTTGTAA
- a CDS encoding GNAT family N-acetyltransferase, with the protein MNLKIQYNCLDIDWNYVSMILKKVGMSYFEGEVHKKAFENSHTVVFAFDNDNLIGFRAISDGVYQAAIYDVAVLPEYQGKKIGATIVDNILKCVPTCNVILYASPGKEKFYEKLNFRKMKTGMALFLNTEKMQIKGFIE; encoded by the coding sequence ATGAATTTAAAAATACAATACAATTGCCTTGATATAGATTGGAATTATGTATCGATGATATTAAAAAAAGTAGGAATGAGTTATTTTGAAGGAGAAGTACATAAGAAAGCATTTGAGAATAGCCATACTGTTGTATTTGCTTTTGACAATGATAATTTAATAGGTTTTCGTGCTATTTCCGATGGAGTGTACCAAGCAGCAATCTATGATGTAGCAGTATTACCTGAATATCAAGGTAAAAAGATAGGTGCAACAATTGTTGATAACATTTTAAAATGTGTTCCTACATGTAATGTTATATTATATGCTTCACCTGGAAAAGAAAAATTTTATGAAAAATTGAATTTTAGAAAAATGAAAACAGGAATGGCATTATTTCTAAATACAGAAAAAATGCAGATAAAAGGTTTTATAGAATAG
- a CDS encoding DUF6143 family protein, with protein MLQKNSNYIVDRKYIKPQEVVSIPVPLFKSMEGKYFVGQTETLLVDNGLNAWAGLVNPCNSGVNLYANVFTISNFSDDYLTAEIWLNTSFPEKGSVSHKISPTNTALKSLPKNKVNIRFVKSTTLVPQNGVNVYERIVPPNTTLVGEEDGKFIESPGGSYVVVIKSSSPKPHKAIVAFGWWEKSRC; from the coding sequence ATGTTACAGAAAAACAGTAATTATATCGTAGACAGAAAATATATCAAACCACAAGAGGTAGTTAGTATTCCGGTTCCTTTATTTAAATCAATGGAAGGAAAATACTTTGTAGGTCAAACAGAAACTTTATTGGTAGACAATGGATTAAATGCTTGGGCTGGTTTAGTAAACCCGTGTAATTCAGGTGTTAATTTATATGCAAATGTATTTACTATTTCAAATTTCTCAGATGACTATTTAACTGCTGAAATATGGCTCAATACTAGTTTTCCTGAAAAAGGGAGTGTATCCCATAAGATTTCTCCAACCAATACTGCTTTAAAGTCACTTCCAAAAAATAAGGTAAATATTCGATTTGTAAAATCCACCACTTTAGTTCCTCAAAATGGAGTTAATGTATATGAAAGGATAGTACCACCTAATACAACCTTAGTAGGTGAAGAAGATGGAAAATTTATAGAGTCTCCTGGTGGGAGCTATGTGGTAGTTATAAAATCATCAAGTCCTAAACCTCATAAGGCAATAGTTGCATTTGGCTGGTGGGAAAAATCGAGATGCTAA
- a CDS encoding HsmA family protein, whose translation MLIYAIIFITSALIFYTIGVWSEKNQEELKRWHLLMFYLGLIFDTLGTTIMGKIAKGGFQFNFHGITGLLAIILMLLHALWATFVLIKNDKKTKANFHKFSIIVWMIWLIPFISGAILGMSN comes from the coding sequence ATGTTGATTTATGCAATTATCTTTATTACATCAGCACTTATATTTTATACTATTGGTGTATGGAGTGAAAAAAATCAAGAAGAATTAAAAAGATGGCATCTATTAATGTTTTACTTAGGGTTAATATTTGACACTTTAGGCACAACAATTATGGGCAAAATTGCCAAAGGTGGTTTTCAATTTAATTTCCATGGCATAACAGGTTTATTGGCAATAATTTTAATGCTTTTACATGCACTTTGGGCAACATTCGTTTTAATTAAAAATGATAAAAAAACTAAAGCTAATTTTCACAAATTTAGTATTATTGTATGGATGATTTGGTTAATACCTTTTATTTCAGGTGCAATTTTAGGCATGTCAAACTAG
- a CDS encoding RES domain-containing protein yields MSDLSNILSKEFFEFPLVNETEDNFKKFISINLDTYIEIIGTLTDKDKKRILNKVIFLSNSIKDSLAEYYNGLPHKAFAKLAKGMDSVKSELKNVSQYYKLTNKNFYRARLSEKELKREEMFHIPYEKRKLISNQRYSIAGFPCLYLGLTPYTCWEELDRPVPNNFTVSMVRLDEKVKILNFAILPCEVNKGTNYYARTHFEEKLIESNYRNVLKSYIKCLPIIMACSVKVKDRKAPFREEYIISQMITQWVRLQGDIDGIQYYSTKTATYSRRNSNLYKNIVIPTKETGSDKGYCRRLSELITITDSVHCMGIDLFSEDYNIDFSRINDKSNGLIDGNYVKEIKIKKGVKYAYGEKATAHYSSSGFMEIVNRLIDKELGNIRN; encoded by the coding sequence ATGAGTGATTTATCAAACATATTGTCAAAAGAGTTTTTTGAATTTCCGTTAGTTAATGAGACAGAAGATAATTTTAAAAAGTTTATATCAATAAATTTGGATACTTATATAGAGATTATTGGTACTCTAACTGATAAGGATAAAAAGCGTATTTTAAACAAAGTTATATTTTTAAGCAATAGTATTAAAGATTCTTTAGCAGAATATTATAATGGTCTTCCTCATAAAGCATTTGCTAAATTGGCTAAGGGTATGGATTCAGTTAAATCAGAACTTAAAAATGTAAGCCAATACTATAAATTAACTAATAAAAACTTTTATAGAGCAAGATTGAGTGAAAAAGAATTAAAAAGAGAAGAAATGTTTCATATACCTTATGAGAAAAGAAAACTAATAAGCAATCAAAGATATAGTATTGCAGGTTTCCCGTGCCTTTACTTGGGGTTAACACCATATACTTGTTGGGAAGAGTTAGACAGGCCGGTGCCAAATAATTTTACAGTTTCAATGGTTAGATTAGATGAAAAAGTAAAAATACTGAATTTTGCTATTTTGCCATGTGAGGTAAATAAAGGTACAAATTATTATGCTAGAACACATTTTGAAGAAAAACTTATAGAATCCAATTACAGGAATGTTTTGAAAAGTTATATAAAATGTTTACCAATAATCATGGCATGCTCTGTAAAGGTAAAAGATAGAAAAGCTCCATTTAGAGAGGAGTATATAATTTCACAAATGATCACTCAATGGGTAAGACTTCAAGGAGATATTGATGGAATACAGTACTATTCAACTAAAACTGCTACATATTCAAGAAGAAATAGTAATTTATATAAAAATATTGTTATACCAACTAAGGAAACAGGCTCAGATAAAGGATATTGTAGAAGATTAAGTGAGTTAATAACTATAACGGATTCTGTTCATTGCATGGGAATAGATTTATTTTCAGAAGATTATAATATTGATTTTAGCAGAATAAATGATAAGAGTAATGGATTAATTGATGGAAATTATGTAAAAGAAATTAAAATAAAAAAAGGCGTTAAGTATGCTTATGGGGAAAAAGCAACAGCTCATTATTCTAGCTCTGGCTTTATGGAGATAGTTAATAGATTGATAGATAAGGAATTAGGAAATATAAGAAACTGA
- a CDS encoding rubrerythrin family protein has product MLNIKDLKDTETEKNLYKTFAVESRTNNIYIMFAEMAKNQGYMWIADIFKKIADNELAHARVAYKKFLCKIKGTEDNLSFSVDREDSVAELYKEYEKTARAEGLDEIASFYKELSEAEESHEAIYKDLFKRFKNGIFSSEQPINWVCMNCGYIHEGKTAPNSCPCCGFPKAYFMPKCNPEL; this is encoded by the coding sequence GTGTTAAATATTAAGGATTTAAAGGATACAGAAACTGAAAAAAATCTCTATAAAACTTTTGCGGTTGAATCTAGAACTAATAACATTTATATAATGTTCGCTGAAATGGCTAAGAATCAAGGTTATATGTGGATAGCCGATATTTTTAAAAAAATTGCAGATAATGAATTAGCTCATGCAAGAGTAGCTTATAAAAAATTCTTATGCAAAATAAAAGGAACTGAAGATAACTTAAGCTTTAGTGTAGATAGAGAAGATAGTGTTGCTGAACTTTACAAGGAATATGAAAAAACTGCGAGAGCAGAAGGTTTAGATGAAATAGCCAGTTTTTATAAAGAATTAAGTGAAGCAGAAGAATCTCATGAAGCAATATATAAGGATCTATTTAAGAGATTTAAAAATGGTATATTCTCATCAGAACAGCCAATTAATTGGGTATGTATGAATTGCGGATACATACATGAAGGGAAGACAGCACCTAATAGCTGCCCTTGTTGTGGTTTCCCAAAAGCTTATTTCATGCCTAAATGTAATCCGGAATTATAA
- a CDS encoding HD domain-containing phosphohydrolase: MLRSIKEKYQSLLENSNNKFKYESIKICLVYLICGFSWVYFSDRIANLLFDKKNILLIVNTYKGLIYIIVTSSILYLLINNFLKKISHTEKQLKDSYKELEAYAQQLAAHEEELRAQYKQIYEDEKQLSKSEEKSRAIIQAIPDALFIINSEGVFIDCEDNDKSILIMPKECFIGKTIAEVMPKEVEELAYENLKLVFESGNLHSFEYELINKGILGYYEIRMVKNGINQILAILRDITMQKELENSLEYLSYNDELTGLKNRRFYEEELKRIAVKENLPLTVVLGDVNGLKLINDSFGHAVGDELIRKVAQIIKKGCRAEDIVARLSGDEFIILLPNTDADKTEKIIKNINKLAQKEKIQNIDISISFGYETKKLEEEDNQEVFRKAEDYMYKRKLFESSCMRGKTVNTIINTLNEKNKREEQHSVRVSELCKSMGESLELTERKIYELKTAGLLHDIGKIAIEENILNKPGKLTDDEFKEIKRHPEIGYRILSTVNELSEIAEYILLHHEMWNGNGYPKGLKGTDIPIESRIIAIADAYDAMTSERSYRKPLSEAFAIEELQRNAGIQFDLELVKVFVEKVLNSKNKQIG; the protein is encoded by the coding sequence ATGTTAAGGTCAATTAAAGAAAAATATCAATCACTATTAGAGAATAGCAATAATAAATTTAAGTATGAAAGTATCAAAATATGTTTGGTATATTTAATATGTGGGTTTAGTTGGGTCTACTTTTCGGATAGAATTGCAAATTTACTTTTTGATAAAAAAAATATTTTGCTAATAGTTAATACATATAAAGGCTTAATATATATTATTGTAACTTCAAGTATTCTCTATTTATTAATAAATAACTTTTTGAAAAAAATTTCTCATACAGAAAAACAACTTAAAGATAGTTATAAGGAACTTGAAGCATATGCACAGCAATTAGCTGCACATGAAGAAGAGTTAAGAGCTCAATATAAGCAGATATATGAAGATGAAAAACAATTGAGTAAAAGTGAAGAAAAAAGTAGAGCAATTATTCAAGCAATACCAGATGCATTATTTATCATTAACTCTGAAGGCGTTTTTATAGACTGTGAAGATAACGATAAGAGTATACTTATAATGCCAAAGGAATGTTTTATTGGTAAAACCATAGCTGAAGTTATGCCTAAGGAAGTAGAAGAACTAGCTTATGAAAACTTGAAATTAGTTTTTGAAAGTGGCAATTTACATAGTTTTGAGTATGAATTGATTAATAAAGGTATATTAGGATATTATGAAATTAGAATGGTTAAAAATGGAATAAATCAAATTTTAGCTATATTAAGGGATATCACGATGCAGAAAGAATTAGAGAATAGTTTAGAATATTTAAGTTATAATGATGAACTGACAGGGTTGAAAAACAGAAGATTTTATGAAGAAGAGTTAAAGAGGATAGCTGTAAAAGAAAACCTTCCGTTAACTGTTGTTTTAGGTGATGTAAATGGATTAAAGCTAATTAATGATTCTTTTGGTCATGCTGTAGGAGATGAACTTATTAGGAAAGTAGCACAAATAATAAAAAAAGGATGTCGAGCTGAAGATATTGTTGCTAGACTATCAGGTGATGAATTTATTATTTTATTACCAAATACAGATGCTGATAAAACAGAGAAAATTATTAAGAATATAAATAAATTAGCACAAAAAGAAAAAATACAGAATATAGACATATCAATATCCTTTGGTTACGAAACTAAAAAGTTAGAGGAAGAAGATAATCAGGAAGTATTTAGAAAAGCTGAAGACTATATGTACAAGAGAAAACTTTTTGAAAGTTCATGCATGAGAGGAAAAACAGTTAATACTATAATTAATACTCTTAATGAAAAAAATAAAAGAGAAGAACAACATTCAGTTAGAGTTTCAGAATTATGCAAAAGTATGGGGGAAAGCCTTGAATTAACTGAAAGAAAAATTTATGAGCTTAAGACTGCAGGATTGTTACATGATATAGGGAAGATAGCTATAGAAGAAAATATTTTAAATAAACCTGGTAAACTTACAGATGATGAATTTAAAGAAATTAAGCGTCATCCTGAAATAGGGTATAGAATACTAAGTACAGTAAATGAACTGTCAGAAATTGCAGAATATATACTTTTACATCATGAAATGTGGAATGGAAATGGATATCCTAAAGGGTTAAAAGGAACGGATATACCAATTGAATCAAGAATTATAGCTATAGCAGATGCATATGATGCTATGACGAGTGAAAGAAGTTATCGTAAGCCTTTATCAGAAGCTTTTGCAATAGAAGAATTACAAAGAAATGCAGGTATTCAGTTTGATTTAGAACTAGTAAAAGTGTTTGTAGAAAAGGTATTAAATAGCAAAAATAAACAAATAGGTTAG